The nucleotide sequence tcattttcaagttcCTAAGTTAAGATATTCCTTGGCAGGTGTAAGGGGTATAGAAACCTGATGCATCAGATACAGGATCTGGTTCTAGGTCGTTGCAAAGTTTGAATCCCGGTTTATGTTTGCAAAGTAAGGAGTTAATGGTAGTTCGGCTTTAGAGCTATATAGCGCAATCGCTTTCAAACTTTTAACACAATAATTTCTATGTATACAATTAATCTCCTATTGTTCATCTCCTATTGTTTGCAACTCAAATTTGGGCAATTATTAATCAAATTCGGAAATATGTTTACCTTTATGAACAAAAGGAGAATCATAGCCAATACCTTTGTGGTGGAAGTTCTAATTAATAGCTATTATAGTTATTATATCATAAcctattgttgttgcaaatataAGCACGTTTGTTGCAATCGGTTGCTTTTGTGATACATTTCTgtaaattgatgaagattgaGAGGGCCCACGAGGCAATAACAGTGAGATGGCGCCATGTTGCGGATTCAGCTCAAGGGAGTCATAGCCGGGtacattgaaaaaggaatTAACTAATTGCTACAAGTACAATGAGTTGGTTAGATGCTCTTTAGATTGTCGAGAATTTGAGCTCTTATTAATTCCACATTTCGAACAATGAAAAGTGGCTTACCGTTTGGCTGATTCGTAAACTATTCCGTTGCGCATCAACGAGACCAGTTCTTCAGAACTGTTTCGAGTGAATCAAAGAACgtttaatttttgcaacaaaaccTGGTAAAACTTTTATTGTAATACAGATTGCTCTAAGTATTCAAAACAGGTTATCTTCTTTAAAGTTTATTTTCCATCTTTCGAGGCTCAAGGTTATTTTGCTCCTGATTTGAATATAAGGACAGGCAGGAACACAACTCATTAATGGCGTAACACACTACcaaagcaaagaaaatgaaactGTGGTTGGTAGCGATCTCCTCCCCCACTTTTTGAATGTGAGCCACGGTAAAAGCAAAAATTTCACAGCGAGCGGAGTGGTAGCGTTTGTCTCATAATTTTTTATCAAAggacaacaacaaacaaaaaaacatGAGAATGGTGATCAAATAGAGTAACATATACCTTAGATTATCAACAGTTGAAATTGCGGGGGAGTCATACTCACCACACATTGTTTCCATCAATATTATACAACTAAGACATACAAACCCCAACATTACCTACACCAAACACGTACTTTTGTAGAACAACATGGCTATCTTTTCATCCTTAGCGGGTTTTTTTAATCGAAACAAGAGAAGAATATTTATAACATCAGCAGTTACATTTTCCATCTATTTACTAGTTAATGAGTTTGTtattaaaaaatttagGAACTATCAAAATGCTTTACGTCAAGAGTTTATGTTTAAACAACAGATTAGACAACGTTTTATTCTGACTCAACAAGATTGTTATTATACCATCCTTGCGTTGCTTCCTGTGTTGGCACAACCTATAGTTGATGCATTACctgttgatttgattacaCAAGCATTGAGGTTGAAAAAGGGTCAACAGAACCAACCGCTGCAACAAGTTGCCAGTGGTAGTAATAGTGAGTTGACAACTGATAATCTTAATCTTTTGGATAATAATAACAACCCACAACTGCAATTGTCGGTATATATGAACAAAAGCAAAGCAGAGTTGTGGAATTTGTTAAAAATCAAGACAATTACGAGGACATTGACTTTgatgtattcaatttctggattattgttgattagCAGATTACAAATGAACATTTTGGCTAGAAGATCATATTTGGAATCAGCAATTGTTATGGCTGGAGTGAAGAATCCAAGTAATGATATTGATCCTCATGAGAATTATattattgaacaaagttACCTTTCACTCAGTTGGTGGCTTTTGAATAAAGGTTGGGGTAATTTGAGCTCGTTGATTGAGAATTTGgttattgataaatttgaaagtgtAAGTCCAAAGACTGAGATTGGtgttattgattttgaactCATTTTGAcagaaattgttgaagaaattaacatcaacaacaagcaatATGTATTGGATAACTTGTTTCCAGTTAAATACCCCGACTTGTTAGAGACTATATTGAATACCAATTCTGATGTAATACATCAATTAGATATCCcagattcaaatttaaCCAAATTAATCAATGAAACAAGCTCAATCATGTCTGACAATAACTTGTACTTTtttgacttgttgaatcaattaaTAGCCACCAATTTGCATACACTAACATCTAACCTTTCATCAAACTTGTCCACCACTTCAAATAGCTTAATGATGAGTGATACATTGCCAGaccaacaaaaccaacaacaacaccaatcATCAAAGACTATAGAGTTGGATAACAAACCATACAAGCTTGCTAGTTTCTTGGCACAATTGTCAGTTCAAAATGGTATAATGATTAAtaacgatgatgatgctggggctaatgatgaagacgatTTTGAGAGTTTGATAAAGAATCTCAATAGTGGACAAGACATGGCAGGTAGTGGTTATGGTGCTCATGAACTAAGTGGAAATGTATACATAAACACATTGAATAGTTTGGATGAGCTTGAAAACTTTAGTGCTGGTATTTACTCCAATTTTGAGTAAATGAAAAATCACAAACCCTAGTAAACTGGATTCTTTTGTATATAAATTGAACATATAATACCAAAAACGCTTGATAAATAGAAGAGAAGCTCGTTTTGTAGAGTTGTCTGTATAGATACACTTACTCTTTTGCTATTTTCTGAGTGTATATTCCCCTATAAGGCAAGTACAAATCATTTCAAGGgaaagaggaaaaaaataagACGAGAACAAAATATTTAAATCCCCCATTTAAAGAACAATCACTTGTCtcctttctttctttcttacTCAATCAAGCAAGAGCTACAATCAATCATGTCTACTCCAAAAGTTATCCTCGTGTCATCAGATGATGAGAAATTCCctgttgaacaaaaagttgctgaaaaatcaatcttgatCAAGAATATGATTAATGATTTAAACCCAGATGGATTAACTGAAGATTTCGAAATCCCTACCCCCAATGTACGTGCCAATGTCTTGTCTAAAGTCTTGGAATGGTGTGAACATCATAAGAACACTGTTTTCCAAgatgacgaagatgaagatgccAAGAGATCAGTACCTGTTGAAGAATGGGATAGaaattatttgaaagttGATCAAGAAATGTTGTACGAAATTATATTGGCGGCTAATTATTTGAACATTAAGCCATTGTTGGATAGTGGATGTAAGATGGTTGCTGAAATGATTAAGAATAAGAGTCCCGAAGAGTTGAGAAAGACTTTTAATATTGTTAATGATTTCAGTcctgaagaagaagctgCTATCAGAAAAGAGAATGAGTGGGCTGAAGATAGATAAGCGAAGGGTCTATGGCTTAGGTTTTTAAGTTGGGTTTGGGTTTGATATTacttttatattttttgtGTGAATGCAAACTTAAATGGCTTGATGCCATTTCACAACCGGTTTTGGTCGAGTAATAGTTAAGTTATTGTAAAGAATGGACTCTATCTCCAGTTGGCTATCTATTACTAACCTTTGAGCAGCTCTTACTAAACCCTTAACCAGGAGTGATGGAAGTTGAGTTGGAGGTAGTGTACAAATGGTCAAAGATATGAGTCGGTAGCTCTGAGCTACCACCTctctttttatttctttttagcTTTTTGCCTGTCTCTCTAGTGTTTGTAAAAACTTACACTCTTTAAATTGCAACTAAAAACTAAAGACTACCACACTTTAGTTAAAATAAGAAGCGCTTAAAAGGCTTTTTATGTCACATCATTCTGTGCTTCTAAGTGTACTACAATCATGTCATTAAGTCAGCCATTAGACAATGAAGAAAGCGGTAATAATGCaagttttgttgaagatgttcAGCCTTTAAATGACAATATAGAAGATTTACAACAAATGTCGcttgaacaattgaaccaATATCAAGACAAAATTTCCCTGGAATTTAAAACTCTTTCTAAAGATTATCTCAACAAACGACTCTCTCGAATAAACGTCAtgttggagaaattgaatagTCTGATTAAATTAGCCACTGCTAATGATAAGAGTTGGCTAaagatttacaattttgaaattgaaaccataAATAATATAATGACAAATACGGAGGATTTAATCATGGTTGGGAACAAGACAATTCCCAATAAGCctgatttgttgaaatctatggatgaatatgaagttgaattaCGAGAAATATTCTCAAATTTGCAAAGTccgtttgattttgatgatacaTTCAAGTATGATAATGGAGAAATATCAAgtaaattggaaaatacTCATCGTCATTTGAGTAAACTACCGTTtccttttttgtttaacCAAAGTTTCAAACCTCATAGAGATGAGTTGAAGAGTATAAGTTTGGAAAAGGATTATCAACTGAAATTAATACGAAATAATTGTCAAAATAATTCAACCATTGTATGGAAACAATATTAtgccaaattgaatcagTCTAAGAACAAATTGCTTCAAGAtacacaattgaaattgaatcaattgtaCAAGGATTATCATCATTTAAATGAATCTAGAAATGAAGAGCTATTAGATCGATATTATTATCGATCATTGTTATCACCACAATATTTAATGGAGACGATCAACGataaaatcaacatcacAAATACCGATGATTTGGATGCTGTGATGAAGACGAATCATGATTCGAACTATGTTGAGCTAGATACTCGATTAAAACCGaaaaacaagattgaattaTCAATGATACGACAACAAGAGAAAAGTAATGATAATCTAGTGAACAGCACTCATGCTGCAATCAAACGAAGATACTCACAAGCTTTCAAATACCCTGATGCTGCAGCTACTGCTTATTCGCTAAACCAATCGagaattgatgatgatttacaACTAATAAGACGTAAAATACGTCGTCAAaatgagaaaaaaagacaaGGATCAACAGcagatgaaaatgatgatgtatACAATCGTACCCTACATGATTATTCCGAAGAGGataatgataatgatgacgatgaagacGAATATGAAGTAGTATTAGAAGAGTATGATGTTGAGGAAGAAATGACACCTGCTGAACTTGAAGAACGcaaaatttataaaaatGTATTGGGCCATCATGATCCAAGCGGTTCGAAATTTAGAATGTTGGAATTACCTCCATTAGAAAACTTTCCAAAGCTATAGGAATAAGCAACTATATATACCCATCCATTCTTCTATATATGTAATACCTAAACTACTCCTTTTCTAATAATATACTtgcatttttcaaattagcTTCTTCGATAGTAGTACccaagttttcaataaatttgaatgacTTGTTGGAACTATTTGAAAGTGTGAATCTATCTTCGGGACTCAACCCATAGTCTTCAGAATTTTGCTGTAGCACAAACTTCAACCATTGGAATAGCACCACAACTTTATCACTAAGGAGCAATTTACGAACAAGTCTTTTACCATTGGGGAACCGAATTTGAActcttgttgttggttgttcTGATGGTTCTTTATGGTCTATAGGTTGCACTGAATTAAACAAATCTTCCTCACTTTGAGGAGCTTGTTCAGCAGACACAGGTGTAGTAATTgctccttcttcttcttcttcatcactgaTCAAGTTTATTGCACTTTCAGAAGTCTTCCCATTCTTGGCATTATCTAAAACGCTCTGCTTCATAgccaattcaatttgttgttcttcACTCATACTATCAGGATCAATCTTTGTTTCATGTTGTATTAAAGGATTGTTTGAATCCGGATGTAATGAAAACTTGTCCAAGAAATCATACACCTCATCTAACCAGTTTCCAACCTCCGGCACTTCTCCATCTTTCCATTTACGAACACGTTCTCCTGTAAGAGGATCCAAAATGGCTAAATGAGGAAATGTATCAACACGATAAAAGTTGGCATATGTTTCGCCGTCATATGAATCACGTTGATATTGCAAAAAGATAAAATTTTCCTTGACTATTTGCTTGATCCTTGAATTTGACCAGAAATCACGATTGAAAACTTGCGATTGAAATTCGGATGAGTCTTGTATATTGATTAAAATCCActtgttttcttctttggcTTTTTCCCTTGCTTGATCTAATGTCAATATACTAATAATATCAAACGGTGGTCGAAACAAGTTGGCTAGCCTTCTTTGAGTAGAAGTCAATTCAGAATCACGTTCTTGTCTAAGTCGCCTCCTACGTCCAGCAACCCCACTATGACTTCTAATAATCTCTTCAACATCctcatcattttcttcatcagaatCTAATATCTGCACGTCGTTGTTTGCGTCTAGCGCTTCAGTATAATCTTCGTCAATCtcgtcatcgtcatcatcatcatacGCATTATATGCATTGATACTTCTATCGTTAAAATTAAATCCTTGGTGGAATATGCCTTGTTGTCTTTGGCCAAATATATCAGGTGGGCGTGGCATTTGCCCCATCATACCGCCTCCGAAACCTGGAAATGAGTCGACTAAGGTGTCGTGTCGATGTACAGTTGTATCTGCCTCACGTACATCATTGCCACCATATGCTTGTTCTTGTAGTTGCTGGGCATATGCCTCGTCATCGAGACCATTGTTGCTCCTGTTATTGCTACTCCCATTATTGTGGCTACCCCCTCCATGTTGTCCAGATTCCATGTACAATGTTACTGCTAGTTCAAGATCGCCTCCTGCCACGTCCAAGAATTGTGTTGCAACAGACTCATCTTCAACCCCTGTAACAGCTAGAAATGTAGGTACCTGATCGTCCATTGTAACCTAATGCGTATAGCGGGCAATGTTTGATCGAATGTATTGTTATTGCTGGAGTAGATCTATTTcttgtgttgcaaaatctcAAATGGCAAAATTGAGATTGAGAACTTCTTTTTCGTTTGTTGAtcttctctctctctcaTTGAAGTTCTTACACAGTTTTTTCCTTGACCTATATGCAGTCCAAATGAAGGAACATAGTAGATGACTTATGAATAGAATTCCTCAAGTGACATCATCACCCTACGGGGGACATTTCGATGTATAAGGGATGAATATTACTATTTCATACAGCCTTAGCTCAGTGTTTTTTTTGTACATCACTGTGTTAATTGTGGAAAAAACGATGAGTACATTGGTTATGGACAATGAATGATTGCGGAATAACAAACGGTTTGAACATGGCGTGATTCACTATAAGTCCAATGCAAGTAAGTCAACTTTTGCGAAGCTCAGTTTTTCGTCGTTATTACGATATGGCTTACGCCATTCTCAACGGAAGCTATATCAATCTTTGCTTACAAATTTAAAATAACACAAACAGAAAGTAAACTTCGGCCGAAGCAAGATGTTGGATATGTCAATTGCAAACTAAAGGCTGCTATATATAGAGCTTGAAGTTTCCAAAAGATGATCTCAAATCTTACTGTGTTGTCATCAAGTATCACTTCATTACATAGAAACCCCCGTTATGACAGGCAACTCCAATATTGTCAAAATCGATGCTTTAGGCGaaaccaaattgtttcGACCCATCAAAGTTGGTGCCAATACACTCGCTCAACGTATAGCTCATGCTCCAGCCACTCGATTTAGAGCAACAGCTGATAATGTACCTACAAATTTGCAAGTGCAATATTATAAAGACAGAGCACAAGCACCCGGAACTTTGCTTATTGTTGAAGCTACATATGTAAGTGAAGGGGGTATAGGTTTCCCTCATACTCCTGGTCTTTGGAATGATACACAAGCTGAAGCTTGGAAACAAATTACCAGTGCAATTAAAGAACAAGGATCATTTTCAAGCGTTCAATTGTGGCATGCAGGACGTACCGCAATCCctgaagatttgaaaagaagagattttccttttgttgCACCTTCGGCAATTTATCATGCCGAAGAAATGGAAAGGCGTGCTAAAGAATGTGGTAACGAATTGAGAGAATTGACTAAGGAGGAGATTGAAcatttgattaatgaaGAGTTTCCTAATGCAGCTAGGAAAGCTCTTGCAGCTGGTTTTGATTACATTGAGTTGCATTCTGCCCATGGATACTTATTGAGTCAGTTCCTAAACCCAGTTAGTAACCAAAGAACAGATGAGTATGGAGGATCAATCGAAAACCGTTCCCGTTTCTTATTGGCcattgttgacaaattaGTTCCTATAGTTGGAGCTCATAGATTGGGGATCAGGCTTTCTCCATGGGCTATATTCCAAGTTAGTGAACcagaaggaaaagaaatccATTCTTATATCCTCAATGAATTACAGAAGCGCGCTGATGAAGGAAATGAATTGGCCTATGTGTCTTTAGTGGAGCCTAGAGTATCTGGAGCCGTTGATGTGAGTGCAGAAGACATTCAAGGGTCTAATGATTTTGCATCCAAGATATGGAAGGGTACACTCATAAAAGCTGGTAACTACACCTATAATGCACCTAATTTCACCGATTTGATTCGTGACATTGATAATGACAGAACTTTGGTTGCTTGGTGTAGATTTTTTACGTCCAACCCTGATTTGGTACATCGTTTGCAAAATGGTTATCCTTTGCAACATTATGATCGTGATACCTTTTATCAAGCATATAATTGGGGTTACAACACATGGAACAAGTATGGTGAGACCAAGCAATATGGtgaggaagatgaaaagaagagagtTGGTAAACCATTGGCTTAGAACAGAAAGTATGTGTAAGACTAGACCGTTTATAAACTCAACAAGTACAAATTGATAGGGTTTTGCCGTTTTAATTGTAGGCATCCGCGTTTAAAGAAATccaacacaaacacaatcGTTCAGAGCACTGTTCAACGAAAAAGTCCATTATGTTGCCTCTTCACAATAATACTGATGGCCATGGTGTCAGTGTTGATCGAAGCAAGAAATAACAATGCAAAGGTCAAAAGCTGAGTTATTAGCCTATATTATCTCGAGTTGTCAGTGAACTAGAGAAAACAGTACACCTAAACCAGAAACTCAATAACACCATTTGTATCGCATACTTCACGTCACGGTGAAAACTTGTTTTACTTGAAGACCAAAAAATACATCAACTGGATATTACTATACTGGTGTACGCTTTCCTTCCCTGTTGATGTCGAGTAAGCAAAGACAAGTAATAAAAGTAGTAGTCGTGTGACCAAGAACAATA is from Candida orthopsilosis Co 90-125, chromosome 1 draft sequence and encodes:
- a CDS encoding Ubx5 protein (S. cerevisiae homolog UBX5 localizes to cytoplasm, nucleus) encodes the protein MDDQVPTFLAVTGVEDESVATQFLDVAGGDLELAVTLYMESGQHGGGSHNNGSSNNRSNNGLDDEAYAQQLQEQAYGGNDVREADTTVHRHDTLVDSFPGFGGGMMGQMPRPPDIFGQRQQGIFHQGFNFNDRSINAYNAYDDDDDDEIDEDYTEALDANNDVQILDSDEENDEDVEEIIRSHSGVAGRRRRLRQERDSELTSTQRRLANLFRPPFDIISILTLDQAREKAKEENKWILINIQDSSEFQSQVFNRDFWSNSRIKQIVKENFIFLQYQRDSYDGETYANFYRVDTFPHLAILDPLTGERVRKWKDGEVPEVGNWLDEVYDFLDKFSLHPDSNNPLIQHETKIDPDSMSEEQQIELAMKQSVLDNAKNGKTSESAINLISDEEEEEGAITTPVSAEQAPQSEEDLFNSVQPIDHKEPSEQPTTRVQIRFPNGKRLVRKLLLSDKVVVLFQWLKFVLQQNSEDYGLSPEDRFTLSNSSNKSFKFIENLGTTIEEANLKNASILLEKE
- a CDS encoding Pex3 protein (peroxisomal protein involved in targeting proteins into peroxisomes); translation: MAIFSSLAGFFNRNKRRIFITSAVTFSIYLLVNEFVIKKFRNYQNALRQEFMFKQQIRQRFISTQQDCYYTILALLPVLAQPIVDALPVDLITQALRLKKGQQNQPSQQVASGSNSELTTDNLNLLDNNNNPQSQLSVYMNKSKAELWNLLKIKTITRTLTLMYSISGLLLISRLQMNILARRSYLESAIVMAGVKNPSNDIDPHENYIIEQSYLSLSWWLLNKGWGNLSSLIENLVIDKFESVSPKTEIGVIDFELILTEIVEEININNKQYVLDNLFPVKYPDLLETILNTNSDVIHQLDIPDSNLTKLINETSSIMSDNNLYFFDLLNQLIATNLHTLTSNLSSNLSTTSNSLMMSDTLPDQQNQQQHQSSKTIELDNKPYKLASFLAQLSVQNGIMINNDDDAGANDEDDFESLIKNLNSGQDMAGSGYGAHELSGNVYINTLNSLDELENFSAGIYSNFE
- a CDS encoding Skp1 subunit D of kinetochore protein complex CBF3, with the translated sequence MSTPKVILVSSDDEKFPVEQKVAEKSILIKNMINDLNPDGLTEDFEIPTPNVRANVLSKVLEWCEHHKNTVFQDDEDEDAKRSVPVEEWDRNYLKVDQEMLYEIILAANYLNIKPLLDSGCKMVAEMIKNKSPEELRKTFNIVNDFSPEEEAAIRKENEWAEDR